One Thiocapsa sp. genomic window carries:
- a CDS encoding saccharopine dehydrogenase: protein MPASTVTETTTWPNGQPTKIVFFGLGAVGSALLICLSELAERDDVPVRFVVFVVNPDAARDALFHAERIFDRIEFIGVADFAPVFALEPGYETALGGAAMVVNAALPEFNGPMIELALRIGAHAVDLASDMYDAITDRTLTFSQYGFDQALRERGIAALINMGISPGVTNFLIGRRMHDLLAGDRKELEIESIDLYLLEDIDSDSVIFSWSPIVALEELAQHPRILNKGRMQVLEPFSAGRDYAFPHEPRPIRQYPLYQEELLSLHRAFPDVESIGVYTGGSEVELVKALFQLNLLSKRTLPHQPELTVEAMVRAILPGMNKPRRIEEYLRNGTIRRAHFSAAAEIRVSEVVRNDRQTAIETVGLSYLRYHDLLNTPYAGATYISYPTAVGAAILAWHALEYAREAPGALLGVVAGEDLARLLPRMRADAVRRDLVAWDIDLFESVRDASET from the coding sequence ATGCCGGCCAGCACTGTGACGGAAACGACGACTTGGCCAAACGGGCAGCCGACCAAGATCGTTTTTTTCGGACTCGGCGCCGTCGGGTCGGCCCTCCTGATCTGCCTCTCCGAGCTCGCCGAGCGCGACGACGTCCCGGTGCGCTTCGTCGTCTTTGTGGTGAACCCGGACGCCGCGCGCGATGCCCTCTTTCATGCCGAGCGCATCTTCGACCGAATCGAGTTCATCGGCGTAGCCGACTTTGCTCCGGTGTTTGCGCTGGAGCCCGGATACGAGACCGCACTGGGAGGCGCGGCCATGGTGGTCAACGCCGCCTTGCCCGAGTTCAACGGGCCCATGATCGAGCTTGCCCTGCGTATCGGCGCGCATGCGGTCGACCTCGCCTCCGACATGTACGATGCGATCACCGACCGAACCCTGACCTTCTCGCAATACGGGTTCGACCAAGCCTTACGCGAGCGCGGAATCGCCGCCCTGATCAACATGGGCATCTCGCCCGGCGTCACCAATTTCCTCATCGGCCGCCGCATGCACGACCTGCTGGCCGGCGACCGCAAAGAGCTCGAGATCGAGAGCATCGATCTGTACCTGCTCGAAGACATCGACTCGGACTCGGTCATCTTCTCGTGGTCGCCGATCGTCGCCCTCGAGGAGCTGGCGCAGCACCCGCGCATCCTCAACAAAGGCCGCATGCAGGTCCTGGAACCCTTCAGCGCCGGGCGCGACTATGCCTTCCCCCACGAGCCGCGGCCGATTCGCCAGTATCCGCTGTACCAAGAGGAGCTGCTGTCGCTCCACCGCGCCTTCCCGGACGTCGAATCGATCGGGGTCTACACGGGCGGGTCCGAGGTCGAGCTCGTGAAGGCACTCTTTCAGCTCAACCTGCTGTCCAAGCGCACGTTGCCGCATCAGCCCGAGCTGACCGTCGAGGCGATGGTGCGCGCCATCCTGCCCGGCATGAACAAGCCACGGCGAATCGAGGAGTATCTGCGCAACGGGACGATCCGCCGCGCGCATTTCTCGGCCGCCGCCGAGATCCGCGTCTCCGAGGTCGTGCGCAACGACCGGCAGACCGCCATCGAGACGGTCGGCCTGAGCTACCTGCGCTATCACGACCTGCTCAACACACCCTATGCCGGGGCGACCTACATCTCCTATCCGACCGCCGTCGGTGCCGCCATCCTGGCCTGGCATGCGCTCGAGTACGCGCGCGAGGCACCGGGCGCGCTCCTCGGCGTGGTTGCGGGCGAGGATCTCGCCCGCTTGCTGCCGCGAATGCGTGCGGACGCCGTCCGCCGCGATCTGGTGGCCTGGGACATCGATCTCTTCGAGAGCGTCCGCGACGCCTCGGAAACCTGA
- a CDS encoding diguanylate cyclase gives MPETLCLRVCSHFRRDVETALAGLGEQGVRVQAYPAVCTLRPGRCNLAAARENPPPEGCGGALVLLGCDAETHAAPLDPRVHLAKLDHCIHLLAGSDVLDLETRAGAYLVTAGWIKQWREHLREMGFDRETAGEFFRECSRELLLLDTGNDEHAFGELEAMARYLGLPCRSRYVGLDYLRLFLSGAISKWRNLAAEAETKEVLAQANRKVADYAMAFDLLVRLSHITDEEATITAIQELFAMLFGCTNLVYAQVEEGRVKEIFAAEERPQDRLDLQQALDALHEGYLIMPSGNGFFLRIDYRDAVLGLILVREIPFPAYRDQYLNLGLAISNLCGLAISNARAFVKLRETEQSLRRERDINARLFQQVRVLADTDPLTALLNRRRFSELAEVEFARAKRYFKPIALIMLDIDHFKQVNDTYGHGVGDQVIKAIAERLRAVRVSDILARYGGEELVALCPGTRAREAERLAERLRLALCEHDIETTEGPIPITASIGVATFEGGVENLDDLVHRADQALYAAKSAGRNCVRVYGRAADVSEHRPCRPRKT, from the coding sequence GTGCCGGAAACGCTCTGTCTGAGGGTCTGCAGCCATTTTCGACGGGATGTCGAGACCGCGCTGGCGGGCCTCGGCGAGCAGGGCGTGCGCGTCCAGGCGTATCCCGCCGTCTGCACTCTGCGTCCCGGACGATGCAACCTCGCCGCTGCACGCGAGAACCCACCGCCCGAGGGTTGCGGCGGCGCTTTGGTGCTCCTCGGGTGCGATGCCGAGACGCATGCCGCGCCGTTGGATCCCCGCGTGCACCTGGCGAAGCTCGACCACTGTATTCACCTCCTGGCGGGAAGCGATGTCCTGGACCTCGAGACGCGAGCCGGTGCCTATCTCGTCACCGCCGGCTGGATCAAGCAGTGGCGCGAGCACTTGCGCGAGATGGGCTTCGATCGCGAGACGGCGGGTGAGTTTTTTCGCGAATGTTCGCGCGAGCTTCTGCTCCTGGATACGGGCAACGACGAGCACGCCTTCGGAGAGCTCGAGGCGATGGCTCGGTATCTGGGTCTGCCGTGCCGCAGCCGCTATGTCGGATTGGACTATCTAAGGCTCTTTCTTTCCGGTGCGATCTCCAAGTGGCGCAATCTCGCCGCGGAGGCGGAAACCAAAGAGGTCCTCGCACAAGCCAACCGCAAGGTCGCCGATTACGCCATGGCCTTCGACCTGCTGGTTCGCTTGTCGCACATCACCGACGAAGAGGCCACGATCACGGCGATTCAGGAGCTCTTCGCGATGCTCTTCGGCTGCACCAACCTAGTGTATGCGCAGGTGGAGGAGGGGCGGGTCAAGGAGATCTTCGCCGCCGAGGAGCGGCCGCAGGACCGCCTCGATCTCCAGCAGGCGCTCGATGCGCTGCACGAGGGCTATCTGATCATGCCGTCCGGGAACGGTTTCTTCCTTAGGATCGACTACCGGGATGCTGTCCTGGGGCTGATTCTGGTACGCGAGATTCCGTTCCCGGCCTATCGGGATCAATATCTGAATCTCGGCCTGGCGATCTCCAACCTCTGTGGTTTAGCCATTTCCAACGCCCGTGCCTTCGTGAAGCTCCGAGAGACCGAGCAGAGCCTGCGCCGCGAGCGCGATATCAATGCCCGCTTGTTCCAACAGGTGCGGGTCTTGGCCGATACGGATCCCCTCACCGCGCTGCTCAACCGCCGCCGCTTTTCCGAGCTCGCAGAGGTGGAGTTTGCCCGTGCCAAACGCTACTTCAAGCCCATTGCGTTGATCATGCTCGACATCGATCACTTCAAGCAGGTCAACGATACCTACGGACACGGCGTCGGCGATCAGGTCATCAAGGCCATCGCCGAGCGGCTGCGCGCGGTTCGCGTGTCGGACATTCTGGCCCGCTACGGGGGCGAGGAGCTGGTGGCGTTATGCCCCGGGACCCGCGCTCGAGAGGCCGAACGACTCGCCGAGCGACTGCGCCTGGCACTGTGCGAGCACGACATCGAAACCACGGAGGGGCCGATCCCGATCACGGCGAGCATCGGCGTGGCGACGTTCGAGGGGGGCGTCGAGAACCTCGACGATCTCGTCCATCGTGCCGATCAAGCGCTCTATGCCGCGAAATCCGCGGGACGTAACTGCGTCCGGGTCTACGGCAGGGCTGCCGATGTCTCCGAACACAGACCCTGTCGACCCCGGAAGACTTGA
- a CDS encoding DUF1269 domain-containing protein, with protein MSDLIVVSFPEEHLAFELRAELAKMQKAYLIDMEDVVVVTKDDAGKVKLHQAVNLSAVGAVGGGFWGMLIGLVFLNPLLGAAVGAGAGALSGKFSDIGINDDFMKGLAQNFQPGCSAVFILVRKVTADKVIDGLAEFKGKGKVLQTSLEKDQEESLKAFLEGTR; from the coding sequence ATGAGTGATCTTATTGTCGTTTCGTTCCCCGAGGAGCATCTGGCGTTCGAGTTGCGCGCCGAGCTTGCCAAGATGCAGAAGGCCTATCTCATCGACATGGAAGACGTTGTTGTCGTCACCAAGGACGATGCAGGTAAGGTCAAACTCCATCAAGCCGTGAATCTCTCGGCGGTCGGTGCGGTGGGCGGCGGCTTCTGGGGCATGTTGATCGGCTTGGTGTTTCTCAACCCGCTTCTCGGTGCGGCGGTCGGGGCCGGTGCCGGTGCGCTGTCCGGCAAGTTCTCGGACATCGGCATCAACGACGACTTCATGAAGGGTTTGGCGCAGAACTTCCAACCCGGCTGCTCCGCGGTCTTCATCCTCGTGCGCAAGGTCACGGCGGACAAGGTTATCGACGGACTCGCGGAGTTCAAGGGCAAAGGCAAGGTGCTGCAGACCTCGCTGGAGAAGGATCAGGAAGAAAGTCTGAAGGCGTTTCTGGAAGGAACGCGCTGA
- a CDS encoding glycine zipper domain-containing protein, with protein MKTIAIPLILVAAAALSGCGNTTGARVGTGTALGLATGAVIGSFSAQAGAGALIGAGVGALGGFLVDEHKKGNL; from the coding sequence TTGAAGACGATCGCTATCCCTTTGATCCTTGTCGCGGCTGCTGCACTTTCCGGCTGCGGAAACACCACGGGGGCCCGTGTCGGAACCGGCACCGCACTTGGACTTGCGACCGGCGCCGTCATAGGCTCCTTCAGTGCCCAAGCAGGAGCAGGGGCGCTGATCGGTGCCGGTGTCGGAGCCCTCGGAGGCTTTCTCGTCGACGAGCATAAAAAGGGCAATCTGTAA
- a CDS encoding cation:proton antiporter, which translates to MGSIALAVILFAGGLGTRVRDIRVCRGPALMLATFGVVITAAVVGGSGYLAVYLCGVVLMDRVSGLRREELNITHGSLAWLSQILMFLMLVMVVIASLMLQGWTIPWLARRLDLEDKREVPTSESLERRQS; encoded by the coding sequence GTGGGCAGCATCGCACTGGCAGTGATCCTCTTTGCGGGTGGGTTGGGTACCCGCGTTCGCGATATCCGCGTCTGCCGGGGTCCGGCACTGATGCTCGCGACGTTCGGGGTGGTCATCACCGCTGCCGTGGTCGGCGGCAGCGGTTATCTGGCGGTGTATCTTTGCGGGGTCGTCCTGATGGATCGCGTGAGCGGGTTGCGCCGGGAAGAGCTGAACATCACGCACGGGAGCCTCGCCTGGCTGAGTCAGATCTTGATGTTCCTCATGCTCGTCATGGTGGTGATCGCCTCGCTTATGTTGCAGGGCTGGACCATCCCGTGGCTGGCGCGGCGACTGGATCTGGAGGATAAGCGAGAGGTGCCTACGTCGGAATCGCTCGAACGCCGGCAATCATGA
- a CDS encoding carboxylesterase, translating into MLARTARILKLVAQLIAVSALTFLAVRTFDAHQSAPLAPWHTFTPDEMVAKELDEADWAAYLDREQLLLDQVRTEVTDKLAPQERILSNRYFEGSPLYPGRFDRDWNRSYVLEPEGAPRGAVVLLHGLTDSPYSLRHIGRHYYESGYVVIGIRLPGHGTVPAGLTNVQWKDWSAATRLAVREAVRRIGPSAPLQLVGFSNGGALAMMYALDAVEDPSLRKADRVILITPMIGITEMARFAGFAGLPAVFPAFASAAWLGVLPEFNPFKYNSFPVNGARQSSLLTRALQPRIARYARQGRLAELPPIITFQSVVDFTVSTRAIVTSLYAQLPQNGSELVLFDINRNTKFGPLIRPGTETVLERLLLPTPRPFKTTVITNADPDSSEVVERVIDAGETEEQIRALGLTYPRDVFSLSHVALPFPIDDSLYGLEPNEDEDFGAHLGALAIRGERGVLVMSLDALVRLSWNPFFPYLLERIEQGIVDAPLGTTGDGARGRADAAISADAL; encoded by the coding sequence ATGCTTGCGAGGACCGCCCGAATCCTGAAATTGGTCGCGCAGCTCATCGCCGTGAGTGCATTGACCTTCCTCGCCGTACGCACCTTCGACGCGCACCAGAGCGCGCCGCTCGCCCCGTGGCACACCTTCACTCCGGACGAAATGGTCGCCAAGGAGCTCGACGAGGCCGACTGGGCGGCCTATTTGGACCGAGAGCAGCTGCTCCTCGACCAGGTGCGCACGGAGGTCACCGACAAGCTCGCACCGCAGGAGCGCATCCTCTCCAATCGCTATTTCGAAGGCAGCCCGCTCTATCCGGGGCGCTTTGACCGGGACTGGAACCGCTCCTATGTCCTCGAGCCCGAGGGCGCACCCCGGGGTGCGGTCGTCCTGCTGCACGGCCTGACGGACTCCCCCTACAGCCTGCGTCACATCGGCCGACACTATTACGAATCGGGCTATGTCGTGATCGGGATCCGCCTGCCCGGACACGGGACCGTCCCGGCGGGGCTGACGAACGTACAGTGGAAAGATTGGTCGGCCGCGACGCGTTTGGCCGTGCGTGAGGCGGTGCGCCGGATCGGACCCTCGGCACCCCTGCAGTTGGTGGGCTTCTCCAATGGCGGAGCGCTCGCCATGATGTACGCGCTGGACGCCGTCGAGGATCCTTCCTTGCGGAAAGCGGATCGGGTCATCCTGATCACGCCGATGATCGGAATCACCGAGATGGCCCGATTTGCGGGGTTCGCCGGCTTGCCCGCGGTCTTTCCGGCGTTCGCAAGTGCGGCTTGGCTCGGCGTCCTCCCGGAGTTCAATCCCTTCAAATACAACTCCTTTCCGGTCAACGGGGCACGCCAGTCGTCGCTCTTGACGCGCGCGCTGCAACCGCGCATCGCCCGCTACGCACGCCAGGGGCGTCTCGCCGAGCTGCCCCCGATCATCACCTTCCAGTCCGTGGTCGATTTCACCGTCAGCACGCGCGCCATCGTCACGAGCCTCTACGCACAGCTCCCGCAAAACGGGAGCGAGCTGGTGCTCTTCGATATCAACCGGAACACCAAGTTCGGACCGCTGATCCGACCCGGCACCGAGACGGTGCTCGAGCGCCTGCTCCTGCCAACGCCGCGTCCCTTCAAGACGACCGTGATCACCAACGCCGACCCGGACAGCAGCGAGGTGGTCGAACGTGTGATCGACGCGGGCGAGACCGAAGAGCAGATCAGGGCCTTGGGATTGACCTATCCGCGCGACGTCTTCTCGCTCTCGCACGTCGCCCTGCCGTTTCCGATCGACGATTCGCTCTACGGTCTGGAACCGAACGAGGACGAGGATTTCGGTGCCCACCTCGGGGCATTGGCCATCCGCGGCGAGCGCGGGGTCCTGGTGATGAGCCTGGACGCGCTGGTGCGCCTGTCCTGGAATCCCTTCTTCCCGTATCTGCTCGAGCGGATCGAGCAGGGGATCGTCGATGCGCCACTCGGCACGACCGGCGACGGCGCGAGAGGCAGGGCGGACGCAGCAATCAGCGCCGACGCGTTGTGA
- a CDS encoding translocation/assembly module TamB domain-containing protein: protein MTDLPDSEYPRAPVDAQRSAPAGASDSDPSRPRSTNALAAHPNRQQRPFRVSNPRIFAGFPLVFLLFLLWLGATQSGLRTLLDLVTELNPDRFQVGLVEGRLFGRLVVADLSIQLPAFSIRIGRIDLAWSPLRAFGGTLSIAEIRATDVDLVPSDRVRDSEDPVVLPDLLLPLSIELVSARVERLRIFTADSDGAVAVVERAELSGRLADGLLSIDRVGVVMVEPAFESHGSGTARLTGAYPLDLDMNWELRPTRSAHLLGHTRLGGDLTDLAVLSTVTGSVDLDLDVVFNDPLGHPRWSGALALVALDLPAFDAALREVAFSGTLAIGGDTVSTRVTGEIQAEPAERPALGRLAASLDLLWKNSAVEIRSLDLRRIGSRMQLSARGLIDLNSTAGLDSAPAQSHATGPDSSVSAPAWDLHLSGTALNPAELLAAFIVDADPERWSGLLDLQVASHGRLTETGLALTAALEGLSGELRGYPVSATGDFALAEGRLVIDGFRAESGPSMLRIDGALDTSLDLRFALDSPDLASLYPGASGRVQASGAVSGGVGSPRLQVELNAGDVGIAEHGILRLSALADLDLAPDGRLEIRVDGQDLLIEGRRWKHLSIRGEGRRADHRLDLSLAGDPFSVALSLAGGLEETGSYRGQMTALRLDSPDGETWDLGQPSPVAVTWPSFSAGPLCIRHARGSGGCFEISRDADAAVTLGVTLDRLDLEFLAPLLPKDLSLEGDAALDGRFVARGADLEGRATASLSTGLLRLPNTRGPGEVIRLSGARLDIDAGAGNLRSRLALPLEGLGQADVDLELTGWRLDDPVRPAQPLSGRIRARLDGLERFGDPIPQLSRLRGHLGADIALGGTLGKPGMRGEARIERAGFNVPLLGLDVADLTLSARAASADRIRISGGADVGDGRLEIGGDGGFGPDGARVRLRATGERLVLIDTSEYFVRVSPRLDLDATAQGAQVRGEIVIPEARISPRALPAGTLRPSNDVVIKGTDRPPRYPIDLAIGLRVLDGVSLNAFGLTGSLAGNLDLIQPPGRDLSGDGQLQIRDGQYRIPTGLGIAADLVAPLTISRGQLIWVRNPIRNPGLLFLAQRGSGRTTANVRVIGTLADPQFTFFSNTDPAMSQSDAITFLATGIAPGGTAADHSAAFAFGRYIAPGIFLEYETGLGDARNRFRLRRNLTDRIQLEAQSGASQSVDLFWSFEPARSDRPTLDPAPGGAIDRD, encoded by the coding sequence ATGACCGACCTGCCCGATTCCGAGTACCCAAGGGCGCCGGTCGATGCGCAGCGGTCCGCGCCCGCCGGGGCATCGGATTCCGATCCCTCCCGACCCCGATCCACAAACGCGCTCGCGGCGCATCCGAATCGGCAGCAGCGCCCCTTTCGCGTGTCGAATCCGCGGATTTTTGCCGGATTTCCTCTCGTCTTCCTGCTGTTCCTGCTCTGGCTGGGCGCAACCCAGTCCGGTCTGCGCACGCTTCTCGATCTGGTCACCGAGCTGAACCCGGACCGATTTCAAGTCGGTCTGGTCGAAGGACGACTCTTCGGTCGTCTCGTCGTCGCCGATCTCTCGATCCAGTTGCCGGCCTTCTCGATCCGCATCGGCCGCATCGACCTCGCATGGTCGCCCCTGCGGGCGTTCGGCGGAACCCTGTCGATTGCCGAGATCCGTGCGACGGACGTCGACCTGGTTCCGAGCGATCGCGTGCGCGACTCCGAGGACCCCGTTGTTCTGCCCGACCTTCTCTTGCCGCTGTCCATAGAGCTGGTCTCCGCACGCGTGGAGCGCCTGCGGATCTTTACGGCGGACAGCGACGGAGCCGTTGCCGTGGTTGAACGGGCCGAGCTCTCCGGACGGCTCGCTGACGGCCTGCTGTCCATCGACCGCGTCGGCGTCGTTATGGTCGAGCCGGCGTTCGAGTCGCACGGCAGCGGCACGGCCCGGTTGACCGGCGCTTACCCGCTCGACCTCGACATGAACTGGGAGCTGCGGCCGACCCGGAGCGCGCACCTGTTGGGCCATACCCGTCTGGGCGGAGACCTGACGGATCTCGCTGTCCTGAGCACGGTGACCGGCTCCGTCGACCTGGATCTCGATGTCGTGTTCAACGATCCGCTCGGACATCCGCGGTGGAGCGGCGCGCTCGCGCTTGTGGCCCTGGATCTGCCCGCCTTCGATGCCGCTCTGCGCGAGGTCGCGTTCAGCGGCACCCTCGCGATCGGGGGCGATACGGTATCGACCAGGGTCACCGGCGAGATCCAAGCGGAGCCCGCCGAGCGACCGGCTCTCGGACGTCTCGCCGCCTCGCTGGATCTGCTGTGGAAAAACTCCGCAGTCGAGATCCGGTCCTTGGATCTGCGCCGTATCGGCTCGCGCATGCAGCTCTCGGCGCGGGGCCTGATCGACCTGAACAGCACCGCCGGGCTTGATTCAGCCCCGGCACAATCGCATGCGACCGGACCCGACAGTTCGGTCTCCGCACCGGCTTGGGATCTGCACCTGAGCGGCACGGCCCTGAATCCTGCCGAGTTGCTCGCCGCATTCATCGTGGATGCCGACCCGGAGCGCTGGTCGGGCCTCCTCGATCTGCAGGTCGCAAGCCATGGCCGGCTCACCGAGACAGGTCTCGCGTTGACGGCGGCACTCGAAGGACTGAGCGGCGAGTTGCGCGGCTATCCGGTTTCCGCGACCGGAGACTTCGCGCTCGCGGAGGGCCGACTGGTCATCGATGGCTTTCGTGCCGAATCCGGGCCGAGCATGCTCCGCATCGACGGTGCGTTGGATACGTCGCTCGATCTACGCTTCGCGCTCGACTCGCCCGACCTGGCGAGCCTCTACCCTGGAGCGAGCGGGCGGGTACAAGCCTCCGGAGCGGTCTCCGGTGGCGTCGGCTCGCCGCGCCTGCAGGTCGAGCTGAACGCCGGGGACGTGGGGATCGCCGAACACGGCATCTTGCGTCTTTCGGCCCTCGCCGATCTGGATCTCGCACCCGACGGACGCCTGGAGATCCGCGTGGACGGACAGGATCTGCTGATCGAGGGCCGCCGTTGGAAGCATCTCTCGATCCGCGGCGAGGGCCGCCGAGCGGACCATCGGCTGGATCTTTCCCTGGCGGGCGATCCGTTTTCGGTCGCGTTGAGCCTCGCGGGCGGCCTGGAAGAGACCGGCAGCTATCGCGGACAGATGACCGCGTTGCGGCTGGACAGCCCCGATGGCGAGACCTGGGACCTCGGGCAGCCGAGTCCCGTCGCGGTGACCTGGCCGTCCTTTTCCGCCGGACCACTCTGCATTCGGCACGCGCGGGGATCCGGCGGTTGTTTCGAGATCTCGCGGGATGCGGACGCAGCCGTGACGCTCGGGGTTACTCTCGACCGACTCGATCTTGAATTCCTCGCGCCGCTGTTGCCGAAGGATCTCTCGCTCGAAGGTGACGCCGCGCTCGATGGGCGCTTCGTGGCCAGGGGAGCGGACTTGGAAGGACGCGCCACGGCAAGCCTGTCGACGGGTTTGCTGCGCTTGCCGAACACCCGCGGCCCGGGTGAGGTCATCCGGCTGTCGGGCGCCCGACTCGACATCGACGCAGGTGCCGGCAACCTGCGAAGCCGGCTCGCCCTGCCGCTGGAAGGGTTGGGCCAAGCCGATGTCGATCTGGAGCTGACCGGTTGGCGGCTCGACGATCCGGTGCGTCCCGCGCAGCCCTTGAGCGGCCGCATCCGTGCCCGACTCGACGGCCTGGAACGGTTCGGAGACCCGATCCCCCAACTCTCGCGCTTAAGAGGCCATCTCGGCGCGGATATCGCGCTCGGCGGCACGCTCGGCAAACCCGGCATGCGCGGCGAGGCTCGCATCGAGCGCGCGGGTTTCAATGTGCCTCTCCTCGGCCTGGATGTCGCGGATCTGACGCTGTCGGCACGCGCGGCGTCGGCCGACCGTATCCGAATCTCGGGCGGGGCCGACGTCGGCGACGGGCGTCTGGAGATCGGCGGCGACGGCGGATTCGGCCCCGACGGTGCGCGTGTGCGGCTTCGTGCGACCGGCGAGCGGCTCGTCCTGATCGACACGAGCGAATATTTCGTCAGGGTGTCGCCGAGGCTCGATCTGGACGCAACCGCACAGGGCGCGCAAGTGCGTGGCGAGATCGTGATCCCGGAGGCGCGCATCAGCCCGCGAGCGCTTCCCGCGGGGACCTTGAGGCCCTCGAACGACGTCGTCATCAAGGGGACGGACCGCCCGCCCCGCTATCCGATCGATCTCGCAATCGGACTTCGCGTGCTTGATGGAGTGAGTCTGAATGCCTTTGGTTTGACCGGCAGTCTTGCAGGGAACCTCGACCTGATCCAGCCCCCGGGGCGCGACCTCTCGGGCGACGGGCAATTGCAGATTCGCGACGGCCAATACCGCATTCCCACCGGTTTGGGGATCGCCGCCGACCTGGTTGCGCCTCTGACCATTTCACGCGGTCAGCTGATCTGGGTCCGAAACCCGATCCGGAATCCGGGACTGCTCTTTCTTGCCCAGCGCGGGAGCGGCAGGACGACGGCAAACGTCCGGGTGATCGGCACACTCGCCGACCCGCAATTCACCTTCTTCTCGAACACGGACCCGGCGATGAGCCAGTCCGACGCGATCACCTTTCTGGCCACCGGAATCGCACCCGGCGGCACCGCCGCGGACCACAGCGCGGCATTCGCCTTCGGCCGGTACATCGCACCCGGAATCTTCCTCGAGTACGAGACGGGGCTCGGGGACGCACGGAATCGGTTCAGACTGCGCCGAAACCTCACCGATCGCATTCAGCTCGAAGCCCAGAGCGGCGCGAGCCAGAGTGTCGATCTCTTCTGGAGCTTCGAACCGGCACGGTCCGACAGACCGACGCTCGATCCCGCGCCCGGTGGCGCAATCGACCGCGACTAA
- a CDS encoding glutathione peroxidase — protein MRIFVLLPMLGAFLLPAAASAACAPSLDFEMRRLAGDETLRLCDAYQGKVILAVNTASKCGFTGQYEGLEALYRDYGERGLVVLGFPSNDFANQEPGTEKEIQEFCRLTYSVEFPMFEKVSVRKGAAAPFFEHLAGETGVYPEWNFYKYLIDRDGKVVEVFPSRTGPESEKMTRAIERLL, from the coding sequence ATGCGAATATTCGTCCTGCTCCCGATGCTCGGGGCTTTCCTGCTGCCCGCCGCGGCCTCTGCCGCCTGCGCCCCGTCCCTCGACTTCGAGATGCGTCGCCTCGCCGGCGACGAGACCCTGCGCCTTTGCGATGCCTATCAGGGCAAGGTGATCCTTGCGGTAAACACCGCCAGCAAATGCGGCTTCACCGGCCAATACGAGGGCCTCGAGGCCTTGTACCGCGACTACGGCGAGCGCGGGTTGGTGGTGCTCGGCTTCCCGTCCAACGATTTTGCGAATCAGGAGCCCGGCACCGAGAAGGAGATCCAGGAGTTCTGCCGCCTGACCTATTCGGTGGAGTTTCCGATGTTCGAGAAGGTTTCCGTCCGCAAGGGTGCGGCAGCACCCTTCTTCGAGCATCTAGCCGGCGAGACCGGCGTCTACCCCGAGTGGAATTTCTATAAGTACCTGATCGATCGAGACGGCAAGGTCGTCGAGGTCTTCCCCAGCCGCACCGGTCCGGAGAGCGAGAAGATGACCCGGGCCATCGAACGCCTGCTCTGA
- a CDS encoding DUF3611 family protein, whose translation MFKKFIENSLAKTRTLPRISLARSFTRIGWTGFWIQIVVGAIPIVLMSYSFVFAQSPSGPRAGLPIVEYLTMGSLAILVFTTFWFYRYTRIAKRITGPEQSPSEEDLAGTVWVGLVASSVAILFTIVVMFIEVAHLLFYFLSTPQGGVPVFQTTGTGPASWVSAVDMLSLMSMVMTVLAELVVMVFSLWLLFRVTEGSPEYGGGKVVV comes from the coding sequence ATGTTCAAGAAGTTCATCGAGAATTCTCTGGCAAAGACACGTACCTTGCCGCGCATCAGCTTGGCAAGATCATTTACACGGATAGGCTGGACCGGATTCTGGATCCAGATCGTGGTGGGGGCGATCCCGATCGTGCTCATGAGCTACAGCTTCGTCTTCGCACAATCGCCCAGCGGTCCGCGTGCGGGCTTGCCGATCGTCGAGTATTTGACGATGGGAAGCCTGGCGATCCTGGTCTTCACCACCTTCTGGTTCTATCGCTATACGCGGATTGCCAAGCGAATCACCGGCCCGGAGCAGTCGCCTTCGGAGGAGGATCTTGCCGGAACCGTCTGGGTCGGTCTGGTGGCGAGCAGTGTCGCGATCCTCTTTACGATCGTGGTGATGTTCATCGAGGTCGCACACCTTCTCTTCTATTTCCTCTCCACGCCGCAGGGTGGTGTTCCGGTCTTCCAGACCACCGGGACCGGGCCGGCGAGCTGGGTCTCGGCCGTCGACATGCTCAGCCTCATGTCCATGGTCATGACCGTATTGGCCGAGCTCGTCGTCATGGTCTTCAGCCTCTGGCTGCTGTTCCGGGTCACGGAAGGCTCACCCGAGTACGGCGGGGGCAAGGTCGTCGTCTAG